A single region of the Epinephelus moara isolate mb chromosome 16, YSFRI_EMoa_1.0, whole genome shotgun sequence genome encodes:
- the pik3cd gene encoding phosphatidylinositol 4,5-bisphosphate 3-kinase catalytic subunit delta isoform, translated as MPPGKYGMQEEWEKEGDLGIMMDFLLPTGIFLKFPVSRNDTIKGIKKMVWKNARSEALFSALGDPDAYVFTCINQTAEREELEEESRRISDVRPFMCVLRLVAREGDRVEKLTNTQISQLIGKGLHEFEAQKNHEVNEFRTKMRTFCEEKAQERQMFPWQQWLEYSFPCELEPCCSLPQSGSVKSKNTKKIFINVKFEACDESFMLQQEPQDLPLALVKSALKKKATVFRSVRQEPEDYTLQVNGRWEFIYGKHPLCQFKYIFSCLRNGQNPHLTMVHHSTISKHQEEQGRMCSQAYKSRSLSRPPPLPLKKQNTSSLWSINEPFYIHLLQGSRVNADEGMKLVVQAGLFHGSELLCKVVTSSEVTVSSEPLWDQKLEFDINVADLPRMSRLCFALYAVIEKAKKPRGTKKKNKKADCPIAWVNTMVFDYKDQLKTGEFLLSTWPSVPDDKSDLLNPMGTVEKNPNVDSAAGLLIRFPNIRPHPLYYPPLDKVSDMEKNGDATYVSKEEYMKLKEIMDNKNYTEFFEDEKELLWKLRTEVRDLFPESLSKLLLITKWNRREDVVQMVSLLSNWPELPAIHALELLDYSFPDPAVRSFTIRCLRKLSGDELLQYLIQLVQVLKYESYLDCDLTTFLLERALSNWRIGHFLFWHLRSEIHVASVSLRFGLILEAYCRGNIHHIKLLAKQTEALGKMKALSDFVKSGSQKMTVDDLKLCIRQESYLEALSDLLSPLNPSVILAEICPDKCRFMDSKMKPLWLMYKNPWAHGDMVGIIFKNGDDLRQDMLTLQMIQLMETLWKKEGLDLRMIPYGCLSTGNKMGLIEVVKNSDTIANIQRNSSNSAATAAFNKDALLNWLKSKNPEEKLDQAIEEFTLSCAGYCVATYVLGIGDRHNDNIMIRETGQLFHIDFGHFLGNFKRKLGINRERVPFILTYDFVHVIQQGRTNNSEKFERFREYCERAYKILCRNGTLFVNLFAMMKAAGLPELTSFKDIQYLKDSLALGKSEEEALKNFKVKFNEALRESWKTKVNWMMHSLAKDNRP; from the exons ATGCCCCCGGGGAAGTATGGGATGCAGGAGGAATGGGAGAAGGAGGGGGACCTGGGGATCATGATGGACTTCCTGCTGCCGACTGGGATCTTCCTCAAATTCCCTGTGTCTCGAAACGACACCATCAAAGGCATCAAAAAA ATGGTTTGGAAAAATGCCAGAAGCGAGGCGCTGTTCAGTGCACTGGGTGATCCTGACGCGTACGTCTTCACCTGCATCAACcagacagcagagagggaggaacTGGAGGAAGAATCGAGGCGCATAAGCGACGTGCGGCCCTTCATGTGTGTTCTGAGGCTGGTGGCCAGGGAGGGCGACCGAGTGGAGAAACTCACCAACACCCAGATCAGCCAGTTGATTGGCAAAG GTCTCCATGAGTTTGAAGCCCAGAAGAACCATGAGGTGAACGAGTTTCGGACGAAGATGCGTACTTTCTGCGAAGAGAAGGCTCAGGAGCGGCAGATGTTTCCATGGCAGCAGTGGTTGGAATACAGCTTCCCATGTGAACTGGAGCCGTGCTGCTCTCTGCCGCAGAGCGGGAGCGTGAAGTCAAAAAACACCAAGAAGATTTTCATCAATGTCAAGTTTGAGGCTTGTGAT GAAAGCTTCATGCTGCAGCAGGAACCTCAGGACCTCCCACTGGCTCTGGTGAAGAGCGCCCTGAAGAAGAAGGCCACCGTCTTTCGCTCAGTGCGACAGGAGCCTGAGGACTACACTTTACAGGTCAACGGGAGGTGGGAGTTCATCTATGGGAAACATCCCTTGTGCCAGTTCAAA TACATATTCTCGTGTCTGAGAAATGGTCAGAACCCTCACCTCACCATGGTGCACCACTCCACCATCAGCAAACATCAGGAGGAGCAGGGCAGAATGTGCAGCCAGGCATACAAGAGTCGCTCCTTGTCCAGACCTCCTCCACTACCCCTGAAGAAG CAGAACACGTCCTCTCTGTGGTCCATCAATGAGCCCTTCTACATTCACCTGCTGCAGGGCAGCCGAGTCAATGCAGACGAAGGAATGAAG CTCGTGGTGCAGGCCGGTCTGTTCCATGGCAGCGAGCTCCTCTGTAAGGTGGTGACATCCTCAGAGGTGACAGTCAGCTCTGAGCCGCTGTGGGATCAGAAGCTGGAGTTTGACATAAACGTGGCTGACCTGCCTCGCATGAGCCGCCTGTGCTTTGCGCTCTATGCTGTCATTGAGAAAGCCAAGAAACCCCGCGGCACTAAAAAGAAGAATAAGAAAGCG GATTGTCCAATAGCCTGGGTGAACACCATGGTGTTTGACTACAAGGACCAACTGAAGACTGGGGAGTTCCTCTTATCCACATGGCCATCTGTTCCTG atGACAAAAGCGACCTGTTGAACCCGATGGGAACAGTCGAGAAGAACCCCAATGTTGACAGTGCTGCCGGGCTTCTCATTCGCTTCCCCAACATCCGGCCACATCCTCTCTATTACCCTCCGCTGGACAAG GTGAGTGACATGGAGAAGAATGGCGATGCCACCTATGTCTCAAAAGAAGAG TACATGAAGCTAAAAGAAATCATGGACAACAAAAACTACACAGAGTTCTTTGAGGATGAGAAGGAGCTCTTGTGGAAGCTGCGCACAGAAGTCCGCGACCTTTTTCCTGAAAGTCTGTCCAAGCTGCTCCTCATCACCAAGTGGAATCGGCGTGAGGATGTAGTTCAG ATGGTGAGTCTACTGAGTAACTGGCCCGAACTCCCTGCCATCCATGCCCTGGAGCTCTTAGACTACAGTTTTCCCGACCCAGCAGTGCGTTCTTTCACGATCAGGTGCCTCAGGAAGCTCAG TGGTGATGAACTGCTGCAGTACTTGATCCAGCTGGTCCAGGTGCTGAAGTACGAGTCCTACTTAGACTGTGACCTCACCACGTTCCTGCTAGAAAGGGCTTTGTCCAACTGGAGGATAGGACACTTTCTGTTTTGGCATCTCAG GTCAGAGATTCACGTGGCATCTGTGAGTTTGCGTTTTGGCCTGATTCTGGAGGCCTACTGCAGGGGAAACATCCACCACATCAAGCTCTTAGCCAAACAG ACCGAGGCTCTGGGCAAAATGAAGGCCCTGAGTGACTTTGTCAAATCGGGCTCCCAGAAGATGACAGTGGACGACCTGAAGCTGTGTATCAGACAGGAGTCGTACCTGGAGGCCCTGTCAGACCTGCTGTCACCGCTCAACCCCAGCGTCATCCTTGCTGAGATCTG TCCGGACAAGTGCAGGTTCATGGACTCCAAGATGAAGCCACTCTGGCTGATGTATAAGAACCCCTGGGCTCACGGAGACATGGTGGGCATCATCTTCAAGAACGGAGATG ATCTTCGACAAGACATGTTGACCCTCCAGATGATCCAGCTCATGGAGACTTTATGGAAGAAAGAAGGCCTCGATCTCAG GATGATCCCGTATGGCTGCCTGTCCACTGGGAACAAGATGGGGCTCATCGAGGTGGTGAAGAACTCCGACACCATCGCCAACATCCAgcgtaacagcagcaacagtgccGCCACCGCTGCCTTCAACAAGGATGCCCTGCTCAACTGGCTCAAATCTAAGAATCCTGA GGAAAAACTTGATCAAGCAATAGAGGAGTTCACGCTGTCCTGCGCCGGCTACTGTGTAGCCACTTACGTCTTGGGTATTGGAGATCGTCACAACGACAATATCATGATCAGGGAAACTGGACAG cTGTTCCACATTGACTTTGGTCACTTCCTGGGCAACTTCAAACGGAAACTGGGGATCAACAGGGAGCGTGTGCCGTTCATCCTGACTTATGACTTTGTCCACGTGATCCAACAAGGAAGGACGAACAACAGTGAGAAGTTTGAGAG GTTCAGAGAGTACTGCGAGCGGGCCTACAAGATCCTGTGTCGGAACGGGACGCTGTTCGTCAACCTCTTTGCTATGATGAAGGCAGCAGGACTGCCAGAGCTCACCTCCTTCAAAGATATCCAGTATCTAAAG gACTCTTTAGCTTTGGGCAAATCAGAGGAAGAAGCACTGAAGAATTTCAAAGTGAAGTTCAACGAAGCTCTGCGGGAGAGCTGGAAGACGAAGGTCAACTGGATGATGCACTCCTTGGCCAAAGATAATCGACCGTGA